A portion of the Paenibacillus marchantiae genome contains these proteins:
- a CDS encoding ABC transporter permease — MRTLKRTWPFHVMLLPAIIFLIIFSYVPMGGIVMAFQNYKPWLGISGSEWVGLDNFRYLFEREDSLQVIWNTLIIAVLKLIFNLFVPFVFAILLNEVRKMAIQRTIQTLVYLPHFLSWVILGGILIDLLSTGGLVNRVLGTFGLGPYFFLGDNSWFRPTIILTDVWKEFGYNMIVFLAALAGINPALYEAAEIDGAGRWKQTLHITIPSLVPMLMVVGTLALGNVLNAGFDQIFNLYNPLVYQTGDIIDTFVYRSALENGEMGFATAIGLFKSVISMVLILVSYSLAKKYAGYRIF; from the coding sequence ATGAGAACTTTAAAACGAACTTGGCCATTTCACGTAATGCTGCTGCCAGCCATCATCTTTTTGATCATATTCAGCTATGTGCCTATGGGCGGAATCGTTATGGCATTTCAGAACTACAAACCATGGCTCGGCATCAGCGGCTCGGAGTGGGTCGGGCTAGATAATTTTAGATATTTGTTTGAACGTGAAGACAGCCTGCAAGTCATATGGAATACTCTGATCATTGCTGTACTCAAACTCATTTTTAACTTGTTTGTCCCGTTTGTGTTCGCGATTTTGTTGAATGAAGTTCGCAAGATGGCGATCCAGCGAACGATCCAAACCTTGGTGTATCTGCCTCACTTCTTGTCTTGGGTTATCCTGGGCGGAATTCTGATTGATCTGTTATCCACCGGAGGACTGGTGAACCGGGTACTCGGAACATTCGGACTTGGGCCATATTTCTTCCTTGGAGATAACAGCTGGTTCCGACCGACGATCATTCTAACGGATGTGTGGAAAGAATTCGGCTATAACATGATTGTCTTCTTGGCTGCCCTTGCCGGCATTAACCCAGCGCTGTATGAAGCAGCAGAGATTGACGGAGCGGGTCGCTGGAAACAGACACTGCATATTACCATCCCGTCTCTTGTACCGATGCTGATGGTGGTTGGAACACTGGCACTGGGTAACGTGCTTAACGCTGGGTTCGATCAGATTTTCAATCTGTACAACCCGCTCGTATATCAAACGGGCGACATTATTGATACATTCGTTTATCGCTCGGCGCTGGAAAACGGAGAGATGGGCTTCGCGACCGCAATTGGATTATTTAAATCGGTCATCAGCATGGTCTTGATCCTTGTATCATACAGCTTAGCCAAAAAATACGCCGGATACCGCATATTCTAA
- a CDS encoding carbohydrate ABC transporter permease codes for MYHKSTPYRVFNVINICFLILVAIMCIVPMIHVLAVSFSNKAAADANLVNLWPVGFSLEAYKKTMNNPIFLNSLWISLLRTVIGTGITLLITFLAAYPLSKENNEFKGRTVYSWIFVFSMIFNGGLVPFYMVIQKIGLMDSFWVLVLPGAVNTFLVILMLNFFRGIPKELEEAALMDGANHFRTLFSIFLPISMPSIATIALFSMVFHWNSWFDGLLYMNNAKDYPLATFMQTVIIKRDMSTMAMNPKEMETISQTTVRAAQIFIGSAPILIVYPFLQRFFVKGMTLGSVKG; via the coding sequence ATGTATCATAAATCAACGCCTTATCGCGTGTTCAATGTCATCAATATTTGTTTTCTCATTTTGGTTGCCATTATGTGTATTGTACCGATGATTCACGTTCTGGCTGTATCCTTCAGTAACAAGGCTGCCGCAGATGCCAATCTCGTTAACCTCTGGCCGGTAGGGTTCTCACTTGAAGCATACAAAAAAACGATGAATAACCCGATTTTCCTAAACTCTCTCTGGATTTCCTTGCTTCGGACAGTCATTGGTACGGGAATTACGTTGCTGATCACCTTTTTGGCAGCGTACCCGTTGTCGAAAGAAAATAATGAATTTAAAGGAAGAACCGTCTATTCATGGATTTTTGTTTTTAGTATGATCTTCAATGGGGGACTCGTTCCCTTCTATATGGTCATCCAGAAGATCGGCCTGATGGATTCCTTCTGGGTGCTGGTGCTTCCGGGAGCGGTTAACACCTTCCTCGTTATTCTGATGCTAAACTTCTTCCGGGGTATTCCGAAAGAGCTTGAGGAAGCGGCGCTGATGGATGGAGCCAATCACTTCAGAACGTTGTTCAGTATCTTCCTGCCGATTTCCATGCCATCTATCGCAACGATTGCATTGTTCAGCATGGTGTTTCACTGGAACTCATGGTTTGACGGATTGCTCTACATGAACAATGCCAAGGATTATCCGCTGGCCACTTTCATGCAGACCGTAATTATCAAACGTGATATGAGTACGATGGCCATGAACCCTAAAGAGATGGAAACCATTTCTCAAACCACAGTAAGAGCGGCACAAATTTTTATTGGAAGTGCGCCAATCCTCATTGTGTATCCATTCCTGCAGCGCTTCTTTGTCAAAGGTATGACCTTGGGTTCAGTTAAAGGCTGA
- a CDS encoding glycoside hydrolase family 53 protein, with product MSNLKEEAFVLGMDVSFMDEIEQHGGSYRDEHGQQADLLTLLKLGDANAIRLRIWNDPVGGFCNLERTVAVAKRIKEQGLQFLLDFHYSDRWADPANQWKPKAWEKLSYEELQREVCTYTADVLRTLKEHDALPDMVQVGNEITPGMLWDEGRVGGEEHDTDEQWDRFAGLVKYGIAAVKSVDSEIKIMIHIDRGGDNAESRKFYDRFEALGVEFDIIGLSYYPWWHGTLDALRDNLHDLAERYGKPINVVETAYPWTLEQPEGHEWILNQEELLLPGYPASVEGQTRYLKDLLQIIREVPGGLGAGFYYWEPAWIPSKEEWSVGHPNNWGNLTMFDFKGQKLQSFSALKAGEENDTTLDEQPSAALIK from the coding sequence GTGAGCAATTTAAAGGAAGAGGCATTCGTTCTCGGAATGGATGTGTCATTTATGGATGAAATTGAGCAGCATGGTGGGAGCTATCGTGATGAGCATGGGCAGCAGGCGGACTTGCTGACCCTTCTCAAGCTGGGTGATGCCAATGCAATCCGGTTGCGAATCTGGAATGATCCTGTAGGCGGATTCTGTAATCTGGAGCGGACGGTAGCGGTAGCCAAACGGATCAAGGAACAAGGATTACAATTTTTGCTGGATTTTCATTATTCGGATCGCTGGGCTGATCCAGCCAATCAATGGAAGCCGAAGGCATGGGAGAAGCTGTCCTATGAGGAACTACAACGCGAGGTATGTACCTATACGGCGGATGTGCTGAGAACACTCAAGGAGCATGATGCATTGCCGGACATGGTGCAGGTGGGGAACGAAATAACACCTGGCATGTTATGGGATGAAGGACGTGTTGGTGGGGAAGAGCATGATACCGATGAACAGTGGGATCGTTTTGCTGGACTTGTGAAGTATGGCATCGCTGCTGTTAAATCCGTTGATTCGGAAATCAAAATTATGATTCATATAGACCGCGGTGGTGATAATGCGGAGAGTCGCAAGTTCTATGATCGGTTTGAGGCGCTAGGTGTGGAGTTCGATATCATTGGGCTCTCATATTACCCTTGGTGGCATGGAACACTGGATGCACTGCGGGATAATCTGCATGACTTGGCTGAACGCTACGGCAAACCAATCAATGTTGTTGAAACCGCTTATCCTTGGACATTGGAGCAGCCTGAAGGTCACGAGTGGATTCTGAATCAGGAAGAACTGTTGCTGCCCGGGTATCCGGCAAGTGTGGAAGGACAGACACGTTATCTGAAGGATTTGCTGCAGATTATTCGTGAGGTTCCCGGAGGTCTAGGAGCGGGATTCTATTACTGGGAGCCTGCCTGGATTCCTAGCAAGGAAGAGTGGTCTGTTGGACATCCGAATAACTGGGGCAACCTGACGATGTTTGACTTCAAGGGTCAGAAGTTGCAATCGTTTTCAGCGCTGAAGGCTGGAGAGGAAAATGACACTACATTGGATGAGCAGCCGAGTGCTGCATTGATCAAATAG
- a CDS encoding beta-galactosidase, whose amino-acid sequence MTYKYPPVSSKAPHMLHGADYNPEQWLRYPEVLEEDIRLMKLAKCNVMSIGIFSWVSLEPEEGVYTFEWLDQVLDRFAANGIYAFLATPSGARPAWMSAKYPEVLRVGANRVRNLHGFRHNHCYTSPVYREKVTAINTKLAERYSDHPAVIGWHISNEFGGDCHCDYCQDAFRGWVKNKYGTLDELNHSWWTTFWSHTVTDWKQVESPAPHGETQVHAMNLDWRRFVTDQTADFIVHETKPLKAKNPELPVTTNLMEFYEGLNYWKFADILDFLSWDSYPTWHDADEEDTLASRVAMMHDIVRSIKGGQPFLLMESTPSSTNWQETSKLKRPGMHLLASLQAVAHGSDSVQYFQWRKSRGSSEKLHGAVVDHVGHEHTRVFQDVTDVGAALEGMQAVVGTSVPAEVAIIFDWENRWAVKDSQGPRNIGVKYEQTVEWHYDAFWKKGVPVDVIDMDADLSKYKLLIAPMLYLVREGVGERIERFVENGGTFVATYWSGIVNENDLCFLGGFPGPLRKTLGIWSEEIDGLHDRDLNGVVPVKDNELQLNAEYDAFELCDLIHLEGAEALATYRSDFYAGRPALTVNRLGSGKAYYMATRFKAPFYDDFYGSLIADLGIERALETQLPAGVTAHIRTDGTADYVFVQNYTPETKQVQLDNQSYRDLLSDDAVEGSLDLQPYDIRVLRRAAERK is encoded by the coding sequence ATGACATACAAATATCCACCTGTGAGTTCCAAAGCACCTCATATGTTACATGGTGCAGATTATAACCCGGAGCAATGGCTACGCTATCCTGAAGTCCTTGAGGAAGATATCCGATTGATGAAGCTTGCCAAATGTAATGTGATGTCCATTGGCATCTTCTCATGGGTATCCCTTGAACCGGAGGAAGGCGTGTACACGTTTGAATGGCTGGATCAAGTGCTGGATCGTTTTGCGGCCAATGGAATTTATGCATTTCTGGCTACCCCAAGCGGTGCTAGACCTGCCTGGATGTCGGCCAAGTATCCAGAAGTGTTGCGTGTTGGGGCCAATCGGGTTCGCAACCTGCATGGCTTCCGTCACAACCATTGTTACACATCTCCGGTATACCGAGAGAAGGTTACTGCAATCAATACAAAACTTGCAGAACGTTACTCGGATCATCCGGCAGTAATTGGCTGGCACATTTCCAATGAATTTGGCGGGGATTGCCACTGTGATTATTGTCAGGATGCTTTTCGCGGCTGGGTGAAAAACAAATACGGCACACTGGACGAGTTGAATCACTCTTGGTGGACGACATTCTGGAGCCATACCGTGACAGACTGGAAACAAGTGGAGTCTCCTGCCCCGCATGGAGAGACACAGGTCCATGCGATGAATCTGGACTGGCGCAGGTTTGTCACCGATCAGACCGCTGATTTTATCGTGCACGAAACGAAACCGCTTAAGGCCAAAAATCCCGAACTGCCGGTAACGACCAACCTGATGGAGTTTTATGAAGGATTGAACTACTGGAAATTCGCTGACATTCTGGATTTTCTGTCATGGGACAGTTATCCGACATGGCATGATGCGGACGAAGAAGATACACTGGCATCCAGAGTGGCGATGATGCATGATATCGTTCGTTCCATCAAGGGCGGGCAGCCGTTTCTATTGATGGAGAGCACACCAAGCTCAACTAACTGGCAAGAGACCAGCAAATTGAAACGTCCGGGTATGCATTTGCTGGCATCTCTGCAAGCAGTAGCACACGGCTCGGACAGTGTACAGTACTTCCAGTGGAGGAAGAGTCGGGGTTCCAGTGAAAAGCTTCATGGAGCGGTTGTAGATCATGTTGGTCATGAACATACCCGCGTGTTCCAGGATGTAACTGACGTAGGAGCAGCACTAGAAGGAATGCAGGCGGTGGTTGGAACGTCCGTTCCGGCTGAGGTTGCCATCATCTTCGACTGGGAAAACCGCTGGGCAGTAAAGGATTCCCAAGGGCCGCGTAACATCGGAGTGAAGTACGAGCAGACGGTCGAATGGCATTATGATGCCTTTTGGAAAAAAGGTGTGCCTGTGGATGTCATCGACATGGACGCTGATCTCTCCAAGTACAAACTGCTCATCGCACCTATGCTCTATCTGGTACGTGAAGGCGTGGGCGAACGCATTGAGCGATTCGTGGAAAATGGCGGTACATTTGTGGCCACGTATTGGTCAGGTATCGTAAATGAGAATGATCTGTGCTTCCTTGGAGGATTCCCTGGACCGCTTCGCAAGACACTAGGGATCTGGTCAGAAGAGATCGACGGCTTGCATGACCGTGATCTGAATGGGGTTGTGCCTGTGAAGGATAATGAGCTTCAACTGAATGCCGAATATGATGCTTTCGAATTATGTGACCTGATTCATCTGGAAGGTGCAGAAGCTCTGGCGACATATCGCTCCGACTTCTATGCCGGACGGCCTGCTTTGACCGTTAATCGTCTTGGTTCAGGTAAAGCCTATTATATGGCTACACGTTTCAAAGCTCCATTTTACGATGATTTCTATGGCAGTCTAATCGCTGATCTGGGTATAGAGCGTGCTCTTGAAACTCAGCTTCCTGCTGGAGTTACGGCACACATTCGTACAGATGGCACAGCGGATTATGTATTTGTGCAGAACTACACACCGGAGACGAAGCAAGTACAACTGGACAACCAGTCCTATCGTGATCTGCTGAGTGATGATGCTGTAGAGGGCAGCCTGGATTTGCAACCATATGATATCCGAGTACTGCGCAGAGCGGCTGAGCGTAAATAA
- a CDS encoding NAD-dependent malic enzyme: protein MNQRNLDGNSFIIRLEMTTKDIKFGEVASAISEAGGDIIAIDVISTNQDVSVRDLTVAVTDAQDNSKIIEGVRQLKGASIINVSDRTFLLHLGGKIEVTPKVPIHNREDLSRVYTPDVARVCSAISEEPGKAFSLTIKRNTVAVVSDGSAVLGLGNIGPRAAMPVMEGKAMLFKQFAGVDAFPICLDTQDTEEIIRTVKAISPAFGGINLEDISSPRCFEIERRLNEELDIPVFHDDQHGTAVVLYAGLINGLKLVGKSITDVKIVVCGIGAAGVACSNILLSAGASRVVGVDRDGALVRTNTYENEVWSDYAARTNPELETGSLRDVIRGADVFIGLSRGNLLTREDVQTMAADPIVFAMANPVPEIMPSVVEDIVAVMATGRSDYPNQINNVLCFPGMFRAVLDCRASQINEEMKLAAAQAIASAISDEERTRYYIIPSVFNDKIVKSMRNRVIEAAVKTGVARRIPREQTREGGDV from the coding sequence ATGAATCAAAGGAATTTAGACGGTAACAGCTTTATTATTCGGCTGGAAATGACAACAAAAGACATCAAGTTTGGTGAAGTGGCCTCGGCCATCTCGGAAGCTGGCGGAGACATTATCGCCATCGACGTAATTTCGACCAATCAGGATGTAAGTGTGCGCGACTTAACTGTCGCTGTAACGGATGCACAAGATAATAGCAAAATTATAGAAGGGGTGCGCCAGCTTAAAGGAGCATCCATCATAAACGTATCGGACCGGACGTTCCTGCTGCACTTGGGCGGCAAGATCGAAGTTACGCCGAAGGTCCCGATTCATAACCGTGAAGACCTGTCACGTGTATATACACCGGATGTGGCCCGGGTATGTTCGGCTATATCAGAAGAGCCTGGAAAGGCATTTTCGCTGACAATCAAGCGGAATACGGTTGCCGTAGTATCCGATGGTAGTGCCGTGCTTGGCCTTGGCAACATTGGACCACGTGCCGCGATGCCAGTCATGGAAGGTAAAGCGATGTTGTTCAAACAGTTTGCAGGAGTGGACGCTTTCCCGATCTGCCTGGATACACAGGATACCGAGGAAATCATTCGAACTGTGAAAGCGATCTCACCAGCGTTTGGCGGGATTAACCTAGAGGATATTTCTTCACCACGTTGCTTCGAAATTGAGCGTCGCCTGAATGAGGAACTGGACATCCCGGTATTTCATGATGACCAGCACGGTACAGCAGTTGTGTTGTATGCAGGTCTGATCAATGGGCTCAAGCTGGTTGGTAAATCCATCACGGATGTAAAAATTGTCGTCTGTGGTATCGGTGCAGCAGGTGTGGCATGCAGTAATATTCTGCTGTCCGCGGGTGCGAGTCGGGTTGTCGGGGTGGATCGTGATGGTGCGCTGGTACGGACGAATACCTATGAAAATGAAGTATGGAGCGACTATGCGGCTCGTACCAATCCGGAACTGGAGACAGGTTCACTTCGTGACGTGATTCGCGGAGCAGATGTCTTCATCGGTCTGTCGCGCGGTAACCTGTTAACCCGTGAAGATGTGCAAACCATGGCCGCCGATCCAATTGTTTTCGCCATGGCGAATCCTGTACCGGAGATTATGCCGTCTGTGGTGGAAGACATCGTGGCTGTCATGGCGACAGGTCGCTCAGATTATCCGAATCAGATCAATAACGTATTGTGTTTCCCAGGTATGTTCAGAGCCGTTCTGGATTGCCGTGCCAGTCAGATTAATGAAGAGATGAAGCTCGCAGCAGCTCAGGCGATTGCTTCAGCCATTTCCGATGAAGAGCGCACCCGCTATTATATTATTCCGAGTGTGTTTAACGATAAAATCGTCAAATCGATGCGCAATCGCGTGATTGAAGCAGCGGTCAAAACGGGTGTGGCAAGACGTATACCGCGTGAACAAACTCGCGAAGGCGGGGACGTGTAA
- a CDS encoding HD domain-containing protein, whose product MQENSPQHLNLHTQQLGHGDQVDGTLTGEAILRAARAFVQGDAAAHTDGHDWPHIERVTALAVELAHRMGADPFICELAALLHDVPDEKLNESLEAGMAKLNAWLDTQPLEAGTREAVVRIISSISYAGGQRPAVSSLEAQVVQDADRLDALGAIGIARTFAFAGARGREMYDPALPPREQMTREEYRNGRSTTINHFYEKLFKLKDLMNTSYGKELAEQRHDFMVQFVEQFKREWEGRFS is encoded by the coding sequence ATGCAAGAGAATTCCCCTCAACATCTGAACCTACACACGCAACAATTAGGGCATGGGGATCAGGTTGATGGAACGTTAACAGGAGAGGCTATTCTTCGGGCGGCTCGTGCTTTTGTACAGGGAGATGCGGCCGCACATACGGATGGTCATGACTGGCCGCATATCGAGCGGGTGACCGCACTTGCGGTCGAGCTTGCACACCGTATGGGTGCCGATCCCTTTATCTGTGAACTCGCTGCATTGCTTCATGATGTGCCGGATGAGAAGCTTAACGAAAGTCTTGAAGCCGGAATGGCGAAGCTGAATGCATGGCTGGATACCCAGCCGCTTGAAGCGGGTACACGGGAAGCTGTGGTACGCATCATTAGTTCCATTTCCTATGCAGGAGGGCAGCGACCTGCCGTCTCATCCCTGGAAGCCCAGGTGGTGCAGGATGCGGATCGCCTGGATGCGCTGGGCGCTATTGGTATTGCGCGTACGTTTGCTTTTGCCGGCGCGAGAGGTCGTGAGATGTATGATCCCGCCCTTCCGCCACGAGAGCAGATGACGCGGGAGGAATACCGGAATGGACGCAGTACAACGATCAATCACTTTTACGAAAAGCTGTTTAAGCTAAAAGATCTGATGAATACGTCCTATGGCAAGGAACTGGCAGAGCAGCGTCATGACTTTATGGTGCAGTTTGTGGAGCAGTTCAAGCGTGAATGGGAAGGAAGGTTTTCATAA
- a CDS encoding FUSC family protein: protein MSFGARVLKTGIAVTLALYLSSMFLNPQSPVPAAIAAIFAMQPSIYRSWKYFLDQLQTTTLGAIVALLGGMVLSNEPIAVGLIIVLVIMICLKLNMGETVGLTLVTVVSIMEASGDWHFALNRFLLTLVGIVSAFLINITVFPPKPKIQFVKQIQSVFSGMSLLLRTSISDEIKEVVFRDEKNNLGGSIKSLSDKYNLFEEEQKKMKRSTFSETRQMVVYKQMLLSLQKGFDVLDSVERHYFQASRTPEMDQFFDTHLELVIKFHEHALLKFEDKLKPNGEEAAQFILDNDRFMEQAISQFDIDQEGMLRLSIVAAAIYDYGYQLERLNRLAEHVHSASEDKESQDKILNWLKWP from the coding sequence ATGTCATTTGGTGCACGTGTACTTAAGACAGGGATTGCGGTCACGCTGGCCCTGTACCTTAGCAGCATGTTCCTGAACCCGCAATCTCCCGTTCCCGCCGCAATTGCGGCCATCTTTGCGATGCAGCCATCCATTTATCGTTCCTGGAAGTATTTCCTGGATCAGCTGCAGACCACCACACTTGGGGCAATTGTGGCCCTGCTGGGAGGCATGGTGCTGTCCAATGAGCCCATCGCCGTCGGGTTAATTATTGTGCTGGTTATTATGATTTGTCTTAAATTGAATATGGGCGAAACGGTTGGCCTGACGCTGGTAACCGTTGTATCAATTATGGAAGCGTCGGGTGACTGGCATTTTGCATTGAACCGTTTCCTGCTGACACTTGTCGGCATTGTATCTGCTTTTCTTATTAATATTACCGTATTTCCACCCAAGCCGAAGATTCAGTTCGTGAAACAGATTCAGAGTGTGTTCAGTGGCATGTCACTGCTGCTGCGGACATCGATCTCGGATGAGATTAAGGAAGTGGTGTTCCGGGATGAGAAAAATAATCTGGGCGGTTCCATTAAATCTTTGTCAGATAAATATAATTTGTTTGAAGAAGAACAGAAGAAGATGAAACGTTCCACATTCAGCGAGACCCGGCAGATGGTCGTATACAAACAGATGCTGCTGAGTCTGCAAAAAGGATTCGATGTGCTGGATTCGGTAGAACGCCATTATTTCCAGGCATCGCGAACACCGGAAATGGATCAGTTCTTTGATACACATCTGGAGCTTGTCATCAAATTCCATGAACATGCGCTGCTCAAATTCGAGGATAAGCTGAAACCGAACGGGGAAGAGGCGGCACAGTTCATTTTGGATAATGATCGCTTCATGGAGCAGGCCATTTCCCAGTTTGATATTGATCAGGAAGGGATGCTGAGACTGTCCATCGTAGCTGCCGCGATCTATGACTATGGCTATCAGCTGGAACGATTGAACCGGCTTGCCGAACATGTGCATAGTGCCAGTGAAGACAAGGAGTCACAGGATAAAATTCTGAATTGGCTTAAATGGCCGTAA
- the helD gene encoding RNA polymerase recycling motor HelD produces MSTDQQWSEEQQRVNIVTEQIDRKIDILEKEVGSFRDEVVGMRKDFWDEVTMNFSEADDVGETSTSMRQQSQVLSDRERSHLNTAAALDKMKRLHHSPYFGRIDFKESGYPKAERIYLGIASLLDEKEESFLVYDWRAPISNLYYDGAPGPVTYHTPSGEIRGDIEMKRQFVIRDGRIRFMFDTGVTIGDELLQAVLSRTSDAQMKSIVATIQKEQNRIIRNDRTRMLIVQGAAGSGKTSAALQRVAYLLYKYREHLQADQMVLFSPNPMFNSYVSTVLPELGEENMLQTTFQEYLERRLGREYQLEDPFIQLEYVLTGTEDPQYEARMSGIRFKSSESFLKVITRYKDSMMSEGMKFKPVRFQGRAVVTAEAMAEKFYSFEPSVKLVNRLEILRDWMLKELSAFGKGELEAPWVDQQMDLMEPEDLQRAYQRLKRKQKGKSDTFDDFQQEREILARMVVSDRLKPLRKWIKSLRFVDVRQLYAHLFNDRAQMVRLLGEEELPSHWEEISEMTLRRLKVQELAYEDITPYLYLRELLLGFHINSNIRHVIIDEAQDYSAFQLAFMKRLFPRSKITALGDFNQAIYAHSSVLSGTGPLTNLYGPENTEVIELTRSYRSTQEIVEFTRGMVPGGEEIVPFNRGGEKPKVIVSSNEQEHLDVITADLKHLIQEGYESVAVICKTAEESKDIHEALSKVLPAAPKLIKKTTLAFERGVHVIPAYLAKGVEFDAVLIYDGSASQYAQEHERKLFYTACTRAMHLLHVYCMGKPSPFITSQSEELYDMGKVSAAQAD; encoded by the coding sequence ATGAGTACAGACCAGCAATGGAGCGAGGAGCAACAGCGGGTCAACATTGTAACAGAACAGATTGATCGGAAAATCGACATCCTAGAAAAAGAGGTAGGTTCCTTCAGGGACGAAGTTGTGGGGATGAGAAAAGATTTCTGGGACGAAGTCACCATGAACTTCAGCGAAGCGGATGACGTGGGTGAGACCTCCACCAGTATGAGGCAGCAATCACAGGTTCTATCGGATCGGGAGCGCAGTCATCTGAATACGGCAGCAGCGCTGGACAAAATGAAACGGCTGCATCATTCACCGTATTTTGGACGCATTGATTTTAAGGAAAGTGGCTATCCGAAAGCAGAACGAATCTATCTGGGGATCGCATCATTGCTGGATGAGAAGGAGGAGTCCTTCCTTGTCTATGACTGGCGTGCACCCATATCGAACCTGTATTACGATGGTGCGCCAGGTCCGGTCACGTATCATACACCGAGTGGTGAGATCCGTGGCGATATTGAGATGAAGCGGCAGTTTGTTATTCGGGACGGACGTATCCGTTTTATGTTCGACACCGGAGTTACGATTGGGGACGAACTGTTACAGGCCGTTCTCAGTCGAACCTCGGATGCACAGATGAAAAGCATTGTGGCGACCATCCAGAAGGAGCAGAATCGGATTATCCGTAATGACCGGACTCGCATGCTGATCGTTCAGGGAGCTGCTGGCAGTGGTAAAACATCCGCTGCACTCCAGCGTGTGGCGTATCTTCTCTATAAATACCGCGAGCATCTGCAAGCGGATCAGATGGTCCTTTTTTCGCCAAACCCAATGTTCAACAGTTATGTTTCTACCGTACTACCTGAGCTTGGGGAGGAAAATATGCTGCAAACGACCTTCCAGGAGTATCTGGAACGCCGTCTGGGTCGTGAATATCAGCTGGAAGACCCATTCATTCAGCTTGAATATGTACTGACCGGAACAGAAGATCCTCAGTATGAAGCACGCATGTCCGGCATTCGATTCAAGTCATCCGAATCTTTCCTGAAGGTGATAACACGTTATAAGGACAGCATGATGTCGGAAGGCATGAAGTTCAAGCCGGTTCGTTTCCAGGGACGGGCTGTGGTTACAGCTGAGGCCATGGCGGAGAAATTCTATAGCTTCGAGCCATCCGTCAAACTGGTGAATCGATTGGAAATCCTGCGGGACTGGATGCTAAAAGAGTTATCGGCCTTTGGCAAAGGTGAATTGGAAGCCCCTTGGGTAGATCAACAAATGGATCTGATGGAGCCGGAAGATCTGCAGCGGGCCTATCAGCGCCTCAAGCGAAAGCAAAAAGGGAAGTCGGACACGTTCGATGATTTCCAGCAGGAACGGGAGATCCTTGCCCGGATGGTGGTCAGTGATCGGCTCAAGCCTTTACGCAAATGGATCAAATCGCTACGTTTTGTCGATGTCCGTCAACTGTACGCGCACTTATTCAACGACCGGGCCCAGATGGTTCGCCTGTTGGGAGAGGAAGAACTGCCTTCCCATTGGGAAGAGATTAGTGAGATGACACTTCGCAGACTGAAAGTACAGGAGCTGGCCTATGAGGATATCACACCTTATTTGTATCTGCGTGAGTTGCTGCTTGGTTTTCATATTAACTCCAATATCCGCCATGTGATCATTGACGAGGCGCAGGATTATTCTGCCTTCCAGCTGGCCTTTATGAAAAGATTGTTCCCGAGATCGAAAATCACCGCACTTGGAGATTTTAATCAAGCTATCTATGCACACTCTTCGGTATTGAGTGGTACGGGACCGCTGACTAACCTGTATGGACCGGAAAATACGGAAGTGATCGAGCTGACGAGAAGTTATCGTTCAACACAGGAGATCGTGGAGTTTACACGCGGCATGGTTCCCGGTGGAGAAGAGATCGTTCCATTTAACCGAGGCGGGGAGAAGCCGAAAGTGATCGTTTCTTCCAATGAACAGGAGCATCTGGATGTTATTACAGCCGATCTCAAGCATCTGATTCAGGAAGGGTATGAATCAGTTGCGGTCATCTGCAAAACCGCGGAAGAGAGCAAGGACATTCATGAGGCGTTAAGCAAAGTACTGCCTGCGGCACCGAAACTGATCAAGAAAACAACACTTGCCTTTGAACGGGGTGTGCATGTCATCCCGGCGTATCTGGCCAAAGGTGTGGAGTTTGATGCCGTTCTGATCTATGACGGATCTGCATCGCAATATGCGCAGGAACATGAACGTAAGCTGTTCTATACGGCATGTACCCGTGCAATGCATTTACTGCATGTCTATTGCATGGGTAAACCGAGCCCATTCATTACGTCCCAGTCCGAGGAATTGTATGATATGGGCAAGGTGTCTGCGGCTCAGGCCGATTGA